The DNA sequence CCCGACAAGAATTGAGATTTTGCAGCTTCTTAAGAGTAAGGGAGAGATGTGTGTATGTGAGATAGTGGAGAAATTAGAAAAAGACCAATCCAATATCTCAAGGCATCTCAATGCACTTAGGACAGTGGGCGTTGTGGAATTGCGGGGCGAGGGCGTAAGGTCATTTTACAAAGTGAAACATAAAGATGTGGACAAGATTCTTGATATAGTCAAGTCTATTTTGCATGCGCAAGTAAAAGAAGGGCAAAAAGTTTTAGAGGCATTCTAACTT is a window from the bacterium genome containing:
- a CDS encoding metalloregulator ArsR/SmtB family transcription factor, translated to MQEPIVKMIAGYFQALSHPTRIEILQLLKSKGEMCVCEIVEKLEKDQSNISRHLNALRTVGVVELRGEGVRSFYKVKHKDVDKILDIVKSILHAQVKEGQKVLEAF